The following are from one region of the Ptychodera flava strain L36383 chromosome 15, AS_Pfla_20210202, whole genome shotgun sequence genome:
- the LOC139151035 gene encoding uncharacterized protein, with protein MSIPNKPSSAPSRFITSKSTVTKDIKEWANSGNEDGSTLIIGAQLKDNITEQRMLEAKLYDLSKERYKFIVQVQLQRKAFIDRQQRKTSVMKDLLRCVDISVRNKSTKLGDKVQAYRDLIDEHYPPKRRFRQRRSESDEDEQQRAPSSNLELSFSRQGGLPLYKTEPRPSPSLKNPSPQPTPEKRMTLPAIETKGNHNLIRPTSPRHMKYRAVHDDRFVRLETTLSPLYRPGLSAEVKNYLNQLFPKDNNEVEVAE; from the coding sequence ATGAGTATTCCGAACAAGCCATCCAGTGCGCCGTCTCGTTTTATAACGAGTAAATCGACAGTAACCAAGGACATTAAAGAGTGGGCCAACTCCGGGAACGAGGATGGATCCACCCTCATCATCGGAGCCCAGTTGAAGGACAATATAACAGAGCAGCGGATGCTCGAAGCCAAATTGTATGACCTGTCCAAGGAACGTTATAAGTTCATCGTCCAAGTTCAACTTCAGCGCAAAGCGTTCATAGACCGTCAGCAGCGAAAGACCAGCGTGATGAAGGACTTGCTGCGCTGTGTCGACATTTCAGTGCGCAATAAATCCACAAAACTAGGGGACAAAGTCCAGGCATACCGAGACCTCATTGACGAACATTACCCGCCGAAAAGGAGGTTCAGGCAAAGAAGGAGCGAGAGCGACGAGGACGAACAGCAAAGGGCGCCCTCATCGAACCTGGAACTCTCCTTCAGTCGACAAGGGGGCTTGCCCTTGTACAAAACCGAGCCCAGGCCCTCGCCGTCGCTCAAAAACCCGTCCCCGCAACCGACCCCCGAGAAGCGCATGACCCTGCCAGCCATAGAAACCAAGGGAAATCATAACTTGATACGACCGACTTCCCCCAGACACATGAAATACCGGGCAGTGCACGATGACAGATTTGTCAGGCTTGAAACGACTCTTTCGCCGCTTTATCGGCCTGGTCTGTCCGCAGAAGTTAAAAATTACCTAAATCAGCTCTTTCCAAAGGACAACAACGAAGTCGAAGTGGCGGAGTGA